The Fructilactobacillus myrtifloralis genome contains a region encoding:
- the trxA gene encoding thioredoxin, translated as MVHEITDATFAEETATGTVVIDFWAPWCGPCKMQSPVIEELANEETGIKFCKMNVDDNQQTAGHFGIMSIPTLLIMQDGQVVDQVVGYHPKAQLQKTLANYTA; from the coding sequence ATGGTACATGAAATTACAGATGCAACTTTTGCGGAAGAAACGGCTACTGGAACGGTAGTAATTGATTTTTGGGCACCATGGTGTGGTCCATGTAAAATGCAAAGTCCAGTGATTGAAGAACTGGCAAACGAAGAAACGGGCATCAAGTTCTGCAAGATGAACGTTGATGATAACCAACAAACGGCCGGTCACTTTGGAATCATGAGTATCCCAACCTTGTTAATCATGCAAGACGGACAAGTGGTTGACCAAGTGGTTGGTTACCACCCGAAGGCCCAATTACAAAAGACGCTGGCTAACTACACGGCCTAA